The Alphaproteobacteria bacterium US3C007 genomic interval CCCCGGGTAAGTGATGCAGAGAAAAAAGCCCATCTTGAAATGGTTGCAACCCTAGGGGATCAAGCGATGTGGCGTGATCATATTTGGAAAGAGCAAACCTAGTTTTTGGTTTCTTCAGACGCGGCTTCGGTTTGGCGGCGCAACGCTTCGCTTCTGTAAAGCTGCATGAAATCAATGGTTTCTAGGTTAAGCGCTGGAAATCCGCCATCTTGTGTAAGATCGCTAACCACGCGTCGCAAGAATGGGAAGATCATCCGCGGACACTCAATCATAAGAAATGGATGCAGTTGTTCATCTGGAACGCCGGTCACGGTAAACACGCCCGCATATTCGATTTCTAGCAAAAAAAGCTGGTCATTCGTGTCTTTGGATTTTGAATCAATATTTAATTTGATGACTGTTTCATATTGATCGGTAACCGAGCGTTTACGTGCGTCTAATTTCACCTGTATTTGAATATCAGGTGTAACATCACCGGAGACGCCTTTTTGGGCAAGAATGTTTTCGAACGATAAGTCTCGAATATATTGCGCCAGTACGTTTACAGAGGGCTGCGCTGGTTGTGATGTCTCTTCTGCCATGTCGGAATCCTTGAAAAATTATGTCGCGATTGCCTAGCAGTTTGCAGCAGTGGCCTCAATGGCGCATTGCGTTGTTGTAGGGTTACGGATCATTTTTAGGGGCAAGCTCTTCATAAACCCCTTCGATCGTGGTGCCAGAGGCATGGCGTTCGCCATTTTGAGAGCTGTGCTTCGCGCCCCCTGTGCGTGCATGGGTGAATGAAAACCCATTTTGCGAATGTAGGATGCGCTGCTTAACGCGTTCAAATAGCCAAATCCGGATGTTTGGTACCAAAAGCGAAAACCCCACCGCATCGGTAAAGAAACCCGGCGTTAAAAGCAAAGCACCCGCCAAAAGAATCATGATGCCATGTGCCAAAGGCGCGATTGGGTTTTCGAGAGTTTCAACGTTGTTTTTAAGCTGTGATAAAGCGCTCAACCCCTGTTTGCGCACTAAATAAGTGCCCAGAAACGCTGTTGCAATCACAATACCCAATGTTGATAGCAACCCGATCTCACCGCCGATCTGTATGAATAGGGCAATTTCAATAATCGGTACGGTTACAAAAAGGACGAATAGCCACATTACAAAGCGCTCCTAAATATCTGTCAAGTTGTGGACTTGTGAGGCCACCTCACCTAAATAGGAACTAACATCTGTTTTTACCACCTTTGGGAATGATCTTCTTATGAATGCGATTGCGATCGAAATCTTAGTCTTGGCTGGCATAGCCATTTTTCTAATCATGCGCCTGAAAAATGTTCTGGGAACGCGTGAAGGGTTTGAAAAGCCCAAAGCGCAATCGCCCGCAAATTTGCGCAGCCCTGATTTAAAAGTGATTGAAGGTGGCCCGGATGCCGATATTACGGATCATGTGCCTACCGGATCTGAGCTTGCGCAAACGCTCACTTCAATAAAAGCGGTTGATTCAGGGTTTTTGGTCTCTGAATTTTTGTCAGGCTCACGCGCTGCGTATGAAATGATTTTAATGGGGTTTGAGCGCGGCGATTTGAGCGCGGTGCGTTCGTTCTTGTCGGATGAGGTGACCAATACGTTTGATGAAGTGATCGCGCAACGTAGCTCACAAGGATTGCAGATCGAAGCTGAGTTTTTGGGCATACGCGAGATGAAAATCAACGATGTTATATTTGATAAAGAGACGGATATGGCTGAAATAACCGTGTCTTTTATTTCTGAATTAATTTCGGTTGTGAAAAACAGCGATGGCGAGATTCTTGAAGGTGATGAAAAGCAATCTAAACG includes:
- the secB gene encoding protein-export chaperone SecB; this encodes MAEETSQPAQPSVNVLAQYIRDLSFENILAQKGVSGDVTPDIQIQVKLDARKRSVTDQYETVIKLNIDSKSKDTNDQLFLLEIEYAGVFTVTGVPDEQLHPFLMIECPRMIFPFLRRVVSDLTQDGGFPALNLETIDFMQLYRSEALRRQTEAASEETKN
- a CDS encoding FxsA family protein, which produces MWLFVLFVTVPIIEIALFIQIGGEIGLLSTLGIVIATAFLGTYLVRKQGLSALSQLKNNVETLENPIAPLAHGIMILLAGALLLTPGFFTDAVGFSLLVPNIRIWLFERVKQRILHSQNGFSFTHARTGGAKHSSQNGERHASGTTIEGVYEELAPKNDP
- a CDS encoding Tim44/TimA family putative adaptor protein, producing MNAIAIEILVLAGIAIFLIMRLKNVLGTREGFEKPKAQSPANLRSPDLKVIEGGPDADITDHVPTGSELAQTLTSIKAVDSGFLVSEFLSGSRAAYEMILMGFERGDLSAVRSFLSDEVTNTFDEVIAQRSSQGLQIEAEFLGIREMKINDVIFDKETDMAEITVSFISELISVVKNSDGEILEGDEKQSKRQKDVWTFSKDIKSQDPVWFLVATGE